GATCTGTGGTCATCTTTCTGCCTTCAGCAATAACCTTAACAAAACCCTCATAGGAATTGTCGATCATTTTTTGGAGGATTTGCCGTTCTTCCTCCGTCATTTGTCGTGTCGGACTCATAATATCTTTATATTGACCACTTTTAATGGTTACAAAATCCACTCCATACTTTTCAGCTAATCCTTCATAATTGATTCCCTGCATAATTACACCCAGTGAACCAGTCATTGTTTCTTCACTGGCAAAGATCTTTTTCGCACCCGCGGAAATATAATACCCGCCCGAAGCAGCCATAGAACCCATTGAGACATATACTGGTTTCTTTGTTTCCTTTTGGATTTCTAGCAGCTTATCATGGATCTCAGCACTTTCAACTACTCCGCCACCCGGTGAGTTAACCTTAAGAATAATCCCTTTTACGCTATCATCCTCTTTAATAAAATCTAATCTTTTCATAAATCCTTGATGATTATAACCTGCTGCTTGAAATAATGATTCTGCGTCATTTGTATCTTGAATAACACCATTGAC
This Neobacillus sp. YX16 DNA region includes the following protein-coding sequences:
- the sppA gene encoding signal peptide peptidase SppA is translated as MNGKRWAALGIAAALFFVSVMINFLSAFAFKGVETDISELLAATELPFTEEVIQEGNEMNKIAVLDVNGVIQDTNDAESLFQAAGYNHQGFMKRLDFIKEDDSVKGIILKVNSPGGGVVESAEIHDKLLEIQKETKKPVYVSMGSMAASGGYYISAGAKKIFASEETMTGSLGVIMQGINYEGLAEKYGVDFVTIKSGQYKDIMSPTRQMTEEERQILQKMIDNSYEGFVKVIAEGRKMTTDQVKKIADGRIYDGRQAKELNLIDGFGYLEDVIEQMMEQEKLKDAKVVRYTEQIGFGSLLNLKVQKFIGADSEMAGLMDVLSRPNSPRLMYLYAE